From Fibrobacter sp. UWB16, the proteins below share one genomic window:
- a CDS encoding TIGR02147 family protein: protein MKPITEYQDYREYMRDFYEERKRSSFFSWREFSKLAGFTSPNYIQLVCEGKSRLSKNGVEKVAEAMGLAGADRDYFLAMERFGDAKNDASKIQAFNEMQKIAKENRLRVVDAEAFKYFESWVNPVLRELAPIMPGAKPLELAHHCYPVVSAAEVRHSLDFMCQAEFLKKIGEDTYVQTEKVVTGSSEAIPLALRSMNRQMSKFATEAIDEVPPEKRHIAGVTLGMSEATYQWLVQKLETLRLQVVAMAAKEKEYDKVYRLNLQLFPLASGVEA from the coding sequence ATGAAACCGATAACCGAATATCAAGACTACCGAGAATACATGCGCGACTTCTACGAAGAACGCAAACGCAGTTCTTTTTTCTCGTGGCGCGAATTCTCCAAACTGGCGGGGTTTACCTCACCAAACTACATTCAGCTCGTGTGCGAAGGCAAAAGCCGCTTGAGCAAGAATGGTGTTGAAAAAGTGGCCGAAGCCATGGGGCTTGCTGGTGCTGACCGCGATTATTTTCTCGCGATGGAGCGTTTTGGTGATGCCAAAAACGATGCAAGCAAAATTCAGGCGTTTAACGAAATGCAAAAAATCGCAAAGGAAAACCGTTTGCGAGTCGTTGATGCCGAGGCGTTCAAGTATTTCGAATCGTGGGTGAACCCGGTGTTGCGCGAACTTGCCCCGATTATGCCGGGCGCAAAACCGCTGGAACTTGCACACCATTGCTACCCGGTTGTGAGTGCCGCCGAAGTTCGCCATTCACTTGACTTTATGTGCCAAGCCGAATTCCTCAAGAAAATCGGCGAAGATACCTACGTGCAGACCGAGAAAGTCGTGACGGGATCTTCCGAGGCCATCCCGTTGGCACTGCGTTCCATGAACCGCCAAATGTCAAAGTTTGCAACTGAGGCAATTGACGAAGTGCCGCCCGAAAAGCGCCACATCGCAGGCGTGACGCTTGGAATGTCCGAAGCGACGTACCAGTGGCTTGTGCAAAAGCTTGAAACGCTTAGGCTGCAGGTGGTTGCCATGGCAGCTAAAGAAAAAGAATACGATAAAGTTTATCGATTGAATTTACAGCTATTCCCGCTCGCTAGTGGGGTGGAGGCCTAA